Proteins co-encoded in one Arachis hypogaea cultivar Tifrunner chromosome 11, arahy.Tifrunner.gnm2.J5K5, whole genome shotgun sequence genomic window:
- the LOC112721617 gene encoding uncharacterized protein has protein sequence MISRKYCWVIRRYNGSHTCTRATISQDHSKLDSTTIAEAIKPLVEADPALKVKSVIAEAQSKFNYTVSYRKTWLAKQKAVEKIFGGWEASYEALPIWFEAMCHKEPSAVVHFETMPAYQGDDLVTDIRVLHRVFWSYYPCIRAFRHCKPVVQVDGTHLYGKYKGCLLVAMSQDGNNNIVPIAFAIVEGETSDAWHFFLSNLRQHVVTQDGVGLISDRHESINAAVERSNGAWSPPRAFHMFCIRHIESNFLRKFKAPYLQKLVVNIGYSRTVREYEVRYQRLRERGEAYTDCLEGRTQSPRDCPCEGNILQVERVVTRKRAEAEARINAGHVFSDVVTSKLHANQLASGNIQVDRISCRHVFACCANQRLDWQVYVHDVYKMDQVRPVYRARFRPLGNPTTWPVYNGPRFIPNPFLRRVGKGRPKMTRFLNEMDTRMLRRPRRCTICGAEGHSRGRCRQQGGTNAN, from the exons ATGATCAGCCGaaagtactgttgggttataaggaggtataatggcAGTCACACATGTACCAGAGCCACAATTTCTCAGGATCATTCAAAGCTGGATTCGACCACGATTGCAGAAGCAATTAAGCCGTTGGTTGAGGCTGACCCCGCCTTAAAGGTAAAATCAGTTATAGCAGAGGCGCAATCGAAGTTCAACTACACTGTTAGTTATCGGAAAACATGGTTGGCTAAACAAAAGGcagttgaaaaaatatttggaggttgggaGGCATCGTACGAAGCGTTGCCTATATGGTTTGAGGCAATGTGTCACAAGGAGCCGTCGGCTGTTGTtcattttgagactatgcctgcataCCAAGGCGATGACTTGGTGACTGATATTCGGGTATTGCATCGTGTCttttggagttattacccctgcattagagctttcagacattgtaAGCCAGTTGTCCAGGTGGATGGGACTCACTTGTACGGAAAGTACAAGGGTTGTCTACTAGTGGCGATGTCACAGGATGGTAACAACAATATCGTACCAATTGCGTTTGCAattgtggagggagagacttcAGATGCGTGGCACTTTTTTCTGAGTAACCTTCGTCAGCATGTTGTCACTCAGGATGGTGTGGGACTGATATCCGACCGTCACGAATCCATAAATGCAGCTGTGGAAAGGAGTAATGGGGCTTGGTCACCTCCGAGAGCCTTTCATatgttttgcatcaggcatatagagtcgAATTTTCTGAGAAAATTTAAGGCGCCGTACTTGCAGAAACTGGTCGTCAACATAG GATATTCGAGGACGGTGCGGGAGTACGAGGTGCGTTACCAACGTTTACGAGAACGGGGGGAAGCCTACACTGACTG TCTTGAAGGGCGCACGCAATCTCCCCGTGACTGCCCTTGTGAAGGCAACATTCTACAGGTTGAACGAGTTGTTACCCGAAAAAGAGCGGAAGCGGAAGCCCGGATTAATGCGGGCCATGTGTTTTCTGATGTCGTGACATCGAAGTTGCATGCAAACCAACTTGCATCAGGAAATATTCAG GTGGACCGGATCTCCTGTCGACATGTGTTTGCATGTTGTGCCAACCAGCGACTGGATTGGCAAGTGTATGTTCATGATGTGTATAAGATGGACCAAGTCAGGCCGGTGTACCGAGCAAGGTTTAGGCCACTAGGTAACCCCACTACATGGCCTGTTTACAACGGACCTCGGTTCATCCCAAATCCGTTCTTGAGACGCGTCGGGAAAGGTCGGCCAAAAATGACGcgcttcttgaatgagatggacacgcGAATGTTACGTCGGCCTAGGCGATGTACGATATGTGGAGCTGAGGGACACAGTCGTGGCAGATGCCGTCAGCAGGGTGGTACAAATGCCAACTAA